The Lycium ferocissimum isolate CSIRO_LF1 chromosome 1, AGI_CSIRO_Lferr_CH_V1, whole genome shotgun sequence genome includes a region encoding these proteins:
- the LOC132037902 gene encoding large ribosomal subunit protein uL14-like: MSKRGRGGSAGNKFRMSLGLPVAATVNCADNTGAKNLYIISVKGIKGRLNRLPSACVGDMVMATVKKGKPELRKKVMPAVIVRQRKPWRRKDGVFMYFEDNAGVIVNPKGEMKGSAITGPIGKECADLWPRIASAANAIV, from the exons ATGTCAAAACGAG GGCGTGGAGGGTCTGCTGGAAACAAGTTCAGGATGTCACTGGGTCTACCGGTGGCGGCGACAGTGAATTGTGCTGATAACACTGGTGCTAAGAACCTTTATATTATATCAGTAAAGGGTATAAAGGGTAGGTTGAATAGATTGCCATCAGCTTGTGTAGGTGATATGGTTATGGCTACTGTTAAGAAAGGGAAACCTGAATTAAGGAAGAAAGTTATGCCTGCTGTTATTGTTAGACAACGTAAACCTTGGCGCCGAAAGGACGGTGTTTTCATGTACTTTGAAG ATAATGCTGGTGTGATTGTCAATCCCAAAGGAGAAATGAAAGGT TCTGCTATCACTGGTCCAATTGGGAAGGAGTGTGCTGATCTATGGCCGAGGATTGCTAGTGCAGCTAATGCAATAGTTTGA
- the LOC132037949 gene encoding uncharacterized protein LOC132037949 isoform X6: MAQSFVSFLIERIEGVLRLNKVNLLFGSKKCVKELQKELKNMKQLLKYAEQTQKENKKIQELIENIRRVAFNIDDEVESYAFKVAKSWKFCNKGSVMEQYKRTFHGNQKKFQLKMVEFKAKVKWFSMSLEYYGAKKSSKIPHIMAEKLRSIVIELLV, translated from the exons ATGGCTCAGTCTTTTGTCTCATTTCTTATTGAGAGAATTGAAGGTGTGTTGAGATTAAACAAAGTCAACCTTTTATTTGGTTCCAAAAAATGTGTTAAGGAACTTCAAAAAGAACTCAAGAATATGAAGCAGTTACTCAAATATGCTGAACaaacacaaaaagaaaacaaaaaaattcaagaactgaTAGAAAATATTAGAAGGGTTGCCTTCAATATTGATGATGAAGTTGAAAGCTACGCGTTTAAGGTCGCGAAAAGCTGGAAATTCTGTAACAAAGGATCAGTTATGGAACAGTATAAGAGAACTTTTCACGGTAATCAAAAGAAGTTTCAGCTAAAGATGGTAGAATTTAAAGCTAAGGTGAAATGGTTCTCAATGAGCTTGGAATATTATGGTGCAAAAAAGTCCAGTAAAATTCCACACATCATGGCAGAGAAACTTCGGAGTATTGTGATTGAG CTACTGGTGTAA
- the LOC132037949 gene encoding uncharacterized protein LOC132037949 isoform X2 — protein sequence MAQSFVSFLIERIEGVLRLNKVNLLFGSKKCVKELQKELKNMKQLLKYAEQTQKENKKIQELIENIRRVAFNIDDEVESYAFKVAKSWKFCNKGSVMEQYKRTFHGNQKKFQLKMVEFKAKVKWFSMSLEYYGAKKSSKIPHIMAEKLRSIVIELNFEQLREDDCLLKWMKWIRPHKMPKKPRKMIYTSTL from the exons ATGGCTCAGTCTTTTGTCTCATTTCTTATTGAGAGAATTGAAGGTGTGTTGAGATTAAACAAAGTCAACCTTTTATTTGGTTCCAAAAAATGTGTTAAGGAACTTCAAAAAGAACTCAAGAATATGAAGCAGTTACTCAAATATGCTGAACaaacacaaaaagaaaacaaaaaaattcaagaactgaTAGAAAATATTAGAAGGGTTGCCTTCAATATTGATGATGAAGTTGAAAGCTACGCGTTTAAGGTCGCGAAAAGCTGGAAATTCTGTAACAAAGGATCAGTTATGGAACAGTATAAGAGAACTTTTCACGGTAATCAAAAGAAGTTTCAGCTAAAGATGGTAGAATTTAAAGCTAAGGTGAAATGGTTCTCAATGAGCTTGGAATATTATGGTGCAAAAAAGTCCAGTAAAATTCCACACATCATGGCAGAGAAACTTCGGAGTATTGTGATTGAG TTAAATTTTGAACAATTGAGAGAGGACGACTGcctgttgaaatggatgaagtGGATCAGGCCACACAAGATGCCCAAGAAGCCCCGGAAGATGATCTACACCAGCACGTTATAG
- the LOC132037949 gene encoding uncharacterized protein LOC132037949 isoform X5, translating to MAQSFVSFLIERIEGVLRLNKVNLLFGSKKCVKELQKELKNMKQLLKYAEQTQKENKKIQELIENIRRVAFNIDDEVESYAFKVAKSWKFCNKGSVMEQYKRTFHGNQKKFQLKMVEFKAKVKWFSMSLEYYGAKKSSKIPHIMAEKLRSIVIELGIDLGTSTGKSILG from the exons ATGGCTCAGTCTTTTGTCTCATTTCTTATTGAGAGAATTGAAGGTGTGTTGAGATTAAACAAAGTCAACCTTTTATTTGGTTCCAAAAAATGTGTTAAGGAACTTCAAAAAGAACTCAAGAATATGAAGCAGTTACTCAAATATGCTGAACaaacacaaaaagaaaacaaaaaaattcaagaactgaTAGAAAATATTAGAAGGGTTGCCTTCAATATTGATGATGAAGTTGAAAGCTACGCGTTTAAGGTCGCGAAAAGCTGGAAATTCTGTAACAAAGGATCAGTTATGGAACAGTATAAGAGAACTTTTCACGGTAATCAAAAGAAGTTTCAGCTAAAGATGGTAGAATTTAAAGCTAAGGTGAAATGGTTCTCAATGAGCTTGGAATATTATGGTGCAAAAAAGTCCAGTAAAATTCCACACATCATGGCAGAGAAACTTCGGAGTATTGTGATTGAG CTTGGAATTGATTTAGGCACCAGCACTGGGAAGTCCATTTTGGGTTGA
- the LOC132037949 gene encoding uncharacterized protein LOC132037949 isoform X1: MAQSFVSFLIERIEGVLRLNKVNLLFGSKKCVKELQKELKNMKQLLKYAEQTQKENKKIQELIENIRRVAFNIDDEVESYAFKVAKSWKFCNKGSVMEQYKRTFHGNQKKFQLKMVEFKAKVKWFSMSLEYYGAKKSSKIPHIMAEKLRSIVIEFSHQKEKHDGVAKQSFLNLSYWCNQLNFEQLREDDCLLKWMKWIRPHKMPKKPRKMIYTSTL; this comes from the exons ATGGCTCAGTCTTTTGTCTCATTTCTTATTGAGAGAATTGAAGGTGTGTTGAGATTAAACAAAGTCAACCTTTTATTTGGTTCCAAAAAATGTGTTAAGGAACTTCAAAAAGAACTCAAGAATATGAAGCAGTTACTCAAATATGCTGAACaaacacaaaaagaaaacaaaaaaattcaagaactgaTAGAAAATATTAGAAGGGTTGCCTTCAATATTGATGATGAAGTTGAAAGCTACGCGTTTAAGGTCGCGAAAAGCTGGAAATTCTGTAACAAAGGATCAGTTATGGAACAGTATAAGAGAACTTTTCACGGTAATCAAAAGAAGTTTCAGCTAAAGATGGTAGAATTTAAAGCTAAGGTGAAATGGTTCTCAATGAGCTTGGAATATTATGGTGCAAAAAAGTCCAGTAAAATTCCACACATCATGGCAGAGAAACTTCGGAGTATTGTGATTGAG TTTTCACATCAAAAGGAGAAACATGATGGAGTTGCAAAACAATCATTCCTAAATTTGAG CTACTGGTGTAATCAGTTAAATTTTGAACAATTGAGAGAGGACGACTGcctgttgaaatggatgaagtGGATCAGGCCACACAAGATGCCCAAGAAGCCCCGGAAGATGATCTACACCAGCACGTTATAG
- the LOC132037949 gene encoding uncharacterized protein LOC132037949 isoform X3 yields the protein MAQSFVSFLIERIEGVLRLNKVNLLFGSKKCVKELQKELKNMKQLLKYAEQTQKENKKIQELIENIRRVAFNIDDEVESYAFKVAKSWKFCNKGSVMEQYKRTFHGNQKKFQLKMVEFKAKVKWFSMSLEYYGAKKSSKIPHIMAEKLRSIVIEFSHQKEKHDGVAKQSFLNLSLELI from the exons ATGGCTCAGTCTTTTGTCTCATTTCTTATTGAGAGAATTGAAGGTGTGTTGAGATTAAACAAAGTCAACCTTTTATTTGGTTCCAAAAAATGTGTTAAGGAACTTCAAAAAGAACTCAAGAATATGAAGCAGTTACTCAAATATGCTGAACaaacacaaaaagaaaacaaaaaaattcaagaactgaTAGAAAATATTAGAAGGGTTGCCTTCAATATTGATGATGAAGTTGAAAGCTACGCGTTTAAGGTCGCGAAAAGCTGGAAATTCTGTAACAAAGGATCAGTTATGGAACAGTATAAGAGAACTTTTCACGGTAATCAAAAGAAGTTTCAGCTAAAGATGGTAGAATTTAAAGCTAAGGTGAAATGGTTCTCAATGAGCTTGGAATATTATGGTGCAAAAAAGTCCAGTAAAATTCCACACATCATGGCAGAGAAACTTCGGAGTATTGTGATTGAG TTTTCACATCAAAAGGAGAAACATGATGGAGTTGCAAAACAATCATTCCTAAATTTGAG CTTGGAATTGATTTAG
- the LOC132037949 gene encoding uncharacterized protein LOC132037949 isoform X4, whose amino-acid sequence MAQSFVSFLIERIEGVLRLNKVNLLFGSKKCVKELQKELKNMKQLLKYAEQTQKENKKIQELIENIRRVAFNIDDEVESYAFKVAKSWKFCNKGSVMEQYKRTFHGNQKKFQLKMVEFKAKVKWFSMSLEYYGAKKSSKIPHIMAEKLRSIVIEFSHQKEKHDGVAKQSFLNLS is encoded by the exons ATGGCTCAGTCTTTTGTCTCATTTCTTATTGAGAGAATTGAAGGTGTGTTGAGATTAAACAAAGTCAACCTTTTATTTGGTTCCAAAAAATGTGTTAAGGAACTTCAAAAAGAACTCAAGAATATGAAGCAGTTACTCAAATATGCTGAACaaacacaaaaagaaaacaaaaaaattcaagaactgaTAGAAAATATTAGAAGGGTTGCCTTCAATATTGATGATGAAGTTGAAAGCTACGCGTTTAAGGTCGCGAAAAGCTGGAAATTCTGTAACAAAGGATCAGTTATGGAACAGTATAAGAGAACTTTTCACGGTAATCAAAAGAAGTTTCAGCTAAAGATGGTAGAATTTAAAGCTAAGGTGAAATGGTTCTCAATGAGCTTGGAATATTATGGTGCAAAAAAGTCCAGTAAAATTCCACACATCATGGCAGAGAAACTTCGGAGTATTGTGATTGAG TTTTCACATCAAAAGGAGAAACATGATGGAGTTGCAAAACAATCATTCCTAAATTTGAG TTAA
- the LOC132068209 gene encoding probable inactive histone-lysine N-methyltransferase SUVR2, with protein MAPRNPKVTKAYEAMKVFGYTAKDVKPVLNNLLKLYNKNWELIEDENYSALVESIIDSKKSKVRHLVDEPEEDEPPLKRSRLSSQGNNSSPYDPSPSADTCTSELQIPSKQKMSEFTTESYETEDVELKPLSLLNHHQRQGKKRSSSEASPVSEWANDIVVLSDDDMEGPCALSNPAVIPKRRLTFNSSPEEPNVMGSTDASNQGALVEYDVSDSVPLNVPFSDNLPGFDVPLAVVPSEGNEEGATNSSRLDIASSSKGEVKISFVYKPNSSSDFCPPSLDAVLKRMEEKYIKSYGFSQPGFALLRLMENLCECYLTAGTKARAANEPSVESQKLHPVGFKLSNLVKVVPQIPKFPASGNRDIICHMVNFNGTRIYGAENDKTLKVLKLLGPPMMNNSVSAYYIEDISIGQEEHKISLINEFSHEILPVFKYIPKNVIFQNAYVKFLLARISDDNCCSSCSGDCLSQDIPCACAGETGGEFAYTPGGLLKEKFLENCISMNREPQKHGLVYCQDCPLERSKNNSISGLCKGHLVRKFVKECWHKCGCSKGCGNRVVQRGIAVPLQVFMTADGKGWGLRALEDLPRGAFVCEYVGEIVTNTELYERNTQTADERHTYPVLLDADWGSEGVLKDEEALCLDATSYGNVARFINHRCYEANLIEIPVEVETPDHHYYHVAFFTTRKVNALEELTWDYGIDFTDHSHPVKAFKCCCGSKVCRDISLR; from the exons ATGGCTCCAAGGAATCCGAAAGTTACAAAGGCCTATGAGGCAATGAAAGTCTTTGGCTATACTGCAAAAGATGTGAAGCCAGTGTTGAATAACCTTCTGAAACTGTACAACAAAAACTGGGAGCTTATTGAAGATGAGAACTATTCTGCCCTTGTGGAGTCTATTATAGACAGCAAGAAGTCAAAG GTAAGGCATTTGGTAGATGAGCCggaagaagatgaaccaccgcTGAAAAGATCTAGGCTCAGCTCCCAGGGAAATAATTCTTCACCTTACGATCCCAGCCCAAGTGCTGACACATGTACTTCAGAGTTGCAGATTCCCAGCAAGCAGAAGATGTCTGAGTTCACTACTGAGTCTTACGAAACCGAGGATGTTGAATTGaagcctctttctctcttgaaccATCATCAGCGCCAAGGCAAGAAACGGAGTTCTTCAGAGGCTTCTCCTGTTTCGGAGTGGGCTAATGACATTGTGGTACTTTCTGATGATGACATGGAAGGACCTTGTGCTCTTTCAAATCCTGCTGTGATTCCCAAACGAAGACTAACTTTTAATAGTAGCCCGGAAGAGCCAAATGTTATGGGTTCAACTGATGCATCCAACCAAGGTGCTCTGGTTGAGTACGACGTTAGTGATTCTGTGCCCCTCAACGTGCCATTTTCTGATAACCTGCCAGGTTTTGATGTTCCCCTTGCTGTTGTCCCTTCAG AAGGAAATGAAGAAGGTGCAACAAATTCATCACGTCTAGATATTGCTTCCTCTTCAAAAGGGGAGGTTAAGATCTCGTTTGTCTATAAGCCAAATTCCTCCTCAGACTTTTGTCCACCAAGTTTAGATGCAGTCTTAAAGCGGATGGAGGAAAAGTATATAAAGTCTTACGGATTTTCTCAACCTGGTTTTGCTCTGTTGAGGTTGATGGAAAATCTGTGTGAATGCTATCTGACAGCTGGCACCAAGGCCAGGGCAGCAAATGAGCCATCAGTAGAGTCTCAGAAACTTCATCCAGTAGGTTTCAAATTGTCGAATCTTGTCAAAGTCGTACCTCAAATTCCAAAATTTCCAGCTTCAGGAAATAGGGATATAATCTGCCATATGGTGAATTTTAACGGTACTAGGATTTACGGTGCTGAAAATGACAAAACTCTTAAGGTCCTTAAACTCCTTGGGCCTCCAATGATGAACAATTCAGTTTCTGCTTATTATATTGAAGACATTTCCATTGGTCAAGAGGAGCACAAAATTTCGTTAATTAATGAATTCAGCCATGAGATTCTTCCAGTCTTCAAGTACATACCAAAAAACGTCATTTTCCAAAATGCATACGTCAAGTTTCTCCTTGCTCGTATATCAGATGACAACTGTTGTTCAAGCTGCAGCGGGGATTGTTTGTCTCAAGATATACCCTGTGCTTGTGCTGGTGAAACAGGGGGTGAATTTGCCTACACACCAGGTGGTTTGCTCAAGGAAAAGTTTCTCGAGAATTGCATCTCAATGAATCGTGAACCCCAAAAGCATGGTTTAGTATATTGTCAAGACTGTCCCCTTGAAAGGTCTAAGAACAATAGCATTTCTGGCCTGTGCAAGGGTCATTTGGTGAGGAAATTTGTCAAAGAGTGCTGGCATAAATGCGGCTGCAGCAAGGGATGTGGCAATCGTGTTGTTCAGCGTGGCATAGCAGTTCCATTACAG GTGTTTATGACAGCTGATGGGAAAGGTTGGGGGCTCAGGGCACTGGAGGATTTGCCTAGAGGTGCTTTTGTTTGTGAATATGTAGGTGAGATAGTGACCAACACAGAGTTGTATGAGCGAAACACCCAAACTGCTGATGAGAGACACACATATCCAGTTTTGCTAGATGCAGACTGGGGTTCGGAAGGTGTCCTGAAGGATGAGGAAGCACTTTGTTTGGACGCAACTTCCTATGGCAATGTTGCAAGGTTCATTAATCATAG ATGTTATGAAGCTAACTTGATTGAGATCCCAGTTGAAGTAGAGACTCCGGATCATCACTACTACCAT GTGGCTTTTTTCACTACAAGGAAAGTTAATGCTTTAGAAGAGTTAACTTGG GATTATGGCATCGACTTCACTGATCATAGTCATCCAGTGAAGGCTTTCAAGTGCTGCTGTGGAAGTAAAGTTTGTCGGGACATCAGTCTTCGGTGA